In Gammaproteobacteria bacterium, the DNA window GCGCTGGGTTGGTTGTTGCGCAAGCTGGATAATCAGGTTGAATTTCTGCGCGAAGCGCGACAACGGCGGAGTCGCCTGTCTGCCGCTCTGACCGAGAAAATTAATGCGCTACTGGATCTGCGCCGGTCGCTGGAAGACGTGAGCGGGGAGCTGGAAACGGTGCGTGGTACGATTATGGGGTTTGAAGGGCGGGCTGGCCGCACTTATTGGGAAGCTGTCAATTTGTTGTTGCCGGAAAATTTTCAGTTTAAGGAGCGATCCCGGAATCCGGCAAAAGATGAGTTCAATTGCCTGCTGAATTATAGCTATGGGGTACTGTATGGCACGGTTGAACGCGCGTGCATTCTGGCGGGACTCGATCCGTATGTCGGTTTTATTCATACGGATCATTATCAGAAAAAATCGCTGGTTTTTGATTTGATTGAGTGTTATCGCGTGTGGGCGGATGAAACAGTGGTCGGGTTGTTCGCGGCGCGCAAGGTTAAACAGGATATGTTCGATTCATTGCAAAATGGCTTGACGCTGAATAAGGAAGGCAAGGCGGTGTTGATGACACAGTTTGGTGAATATCTTGATGAAGGGATTCGCTATCGAAATCGGAATATCAAGCGCCGGGATACGGTGCAACTGGACTGTCATCGCATGGCGAATGCGTGGATTGGGAGAGTGATGAGCGATGAAGACGACCGAGACGCTAGTGTGGATCCTGTATGACATCGTAGAGAACAGACCACGCAGCAAAATTGCAAAGCTGTGTAAGGAAGCCGGATTGTATCGCGTACAGAAGTCGGTATTTTTGGGAACGATTGAGCGCAATCGCCTGGATGAATTGCGCTTGGCGATTGAAGAGTGGTCTAATGACCAAGTCGATTCAGTGTACATCTTTCCGATGTGTGAACCGGATTTTAAGAAAGTCATTCTTCTCGGTCAGGCATTTGACAAAAAACTGGTCACTGATGAAGTAAGAGCATTGTTTTTATGAGCGAGGGTGCTTTTGATAATGAACGTACTCCGATGATCACGCCATCGGAGGTGCTTGAGCATGTTTATTGTCCGCGCTTTACCTGGTTTATGAATGTGCAGAATATTCCGCAATATGAAGAAACCCGGTTTAAGGTACTCAAGGGACGGGAGGTGCATCGGCGGCGGGCGACCGAAAATCGCGATTATCTGCGGCGAAAGATCGGCGCAGTGAAGCGCGAGATTGAAGTGTATCTGGCATCTCCGGCCTTGCGGTTGCGGGGTATTGTAGATGAGGTGCTGTGGCTGAAAGATGGAACCCTGGCGCCTTTGGATTATAAGTACACTGAGGCGCGAGACACGGTATTCAAAACGCATGAAACCCAGATTGTGATGTATGCGATGCTGATTCAAGAGGTCTATCAGCAACCGGTGACGCGCGGTTTCGTGGCTTATGTGCGGGATGGTAGCCAGTTGTTAGAGGTGGCCGTGACCGAGGAGCGCATGGCGAAGGTGCATTTGATCGTTAAGCAAATTTTCGACATAATTGCCACCGGTCGATTGCCGCAGCGAACCGCTCACCGCATCCGCTGCGAAGACTGTTGC includes these proteins:
- the cas4 gene encoding CRISPR-associated protein Cas4; protein product: MSEGAFDNERTPMITPSEVLEHVYCPRFTWFMNVQNIPQYEETRFKVLKGREVHRRRATENRDYLRRKIGAVKREIEVYLASPALRLRGIVDEVLWLKDGTLAPLDYKYTEARDTVFKTHETQIVMYAMLIQEVYQQPVTRGFVAYVRDGSQLLEVAVTEERMAKVHLIVKQIFDIIATGRLPQRTAHRIRCEDCCYKNICV
- the cas1 gene encoding CRISPR-associated endonuclease Cas1, translating into MDLILTTFGTYLHRQGEMFLIKVKEQKQEVSSRKVRSIVITTGASLSTDAIQLAIEKNIDIVFLDAVGHPYGRVWHGRPGSTTAIRREQLRLADTEKGLRLALGWLLRKLDNQVEFLREARQRRSRLSAALTEKINALLDLRRSLEDVSGELETVRGTIMGFEGRAGRTYWEAVNLLLPENFQFKERSRNPAKDEFNCLLNYSYGVLYGTVERACILAGLDPYVGFIHTDHYQKKSLVFDLIECYRVWADETVVGLFAARKVKQDMFDSLQNGLTLNKEGKAVLMTQFGEYLDEGIRYRNRNIKRRDTVQLDCHRMANAWIGRVMSDEDDRDASVDPV
- the cas2 gene encoding CRISPR-associated endonuclease Cas2; amino-acid sequence: MKTTETLVWILYDIVENRPRSKIAKLCKEAGLYRVQKSVFLGTIERNRLDELRLAIEEWSNDQVDSVYIFPMCEPDFKKVILLGQAFDKKLVTDEVRALFL